From one Streptococcus pneumoniae genomic stretch:
- a CDS encoding DNA-directed RNA polymerase subunit beta gives MKANFSYIGKQLGLIALVLFVGFLLFCAGLMIGYSLVGNGENAWAILSPEKWQGLVDKFTGK, from the coding sequence ATGAAAGCTAATTTTTCATATATTGGTAAACAGTTGGGGTTGATCGCTTTGGTTCTCTTTGTGGGATTTCTTCTTTTTTGTGCAGGTCTGATGATTGGATACAGCCTTGTGGGCAATGGAGAGAATGCTTGGGCGATTTTATCTCCTGAAAAGTGGCAAGGTTTAGTGGATAAATTTACAGGAAAATGA